CACGGCGAACCAGCGGTACTGCTCCTCCCGGAACTTCTTCCAGGCCGTGTAGACCTTCCTGTAGGTGGCGTCCTTGGCCGCCTCCTCCTCGTACCAGTCAAAGGCCGCCTTCTGGGCCGCCTTTAGGATCTCCGCGGGCCACTTCCGGAGCTTCACCCCGTTTTTGAGGAGGCGCTGGAGGGCCTCGGGGTTGACCTTGTCGTACTTGGCCAGCATGGTGAGGTTGGCCTCGGCGGCGGCCACCTCAAAGGCCTGCTGGTACTCCTTGGGCAGCTTCTGCCACTCCTTGAGGTTTACGTAGAAGGAGAGCTGGGGGCCGGGCTCCCAGAAGCCCGGATAGTAGTAATACTTGGCCACCTTGTAGAACCCTAGCTTCTCGTCGTCGTAGGGGCCCACCCACTCGGTGGCGTCAATGGTGCCCCGCTCCAAGGCCGGGTAGATGTCCCCGCCCGCCAGCACCTGGGGCACCACGCCCAGCCGGCTCATCACCTGGCCCCCGGGCCCGGGGATGCGCATCTTGAGGCCCTTGAGGTCGGAAAGCCCCTTGATCTCCTTGCGGAACCAGCCGCCCATCTGGGCCCCGGTGTTGCCCCCCGGGAACTGGATGATGCCGAAGTCGGCGAAGATGGAGCGGAAAAGCTCCAGCCCGCCCCCATAGTACATCCAGGCGTTCTGCTGCCTGGCGGTGAGGCCAAAGGGGACCGCGCAGTCGTAGGCCAGCACCTGGGCCTTGCCCACGTAGTAGTAGCTCGCCGTGTGCCCCGCCTCCACCGTGCCCTGCTGGACGGCGTCCATCACCTGGAGGCCCGGCACGATCTCCCCCGCCTGGTAGGGGCGGATCAGGAACTTGCCCCCGGTGAGGGCGGAAACCCGCTCCGCCAGGACCTCCGCCGCCCCGTAGATGGTGTCCAGGCTCTTGGGGAAGCTACTGGCCAGCCGCCAGCGCACCGTGGGGCTTCCCTGGGCGAAGACCGGGCCGAAGGCCGCGCTCGCCGCTACGCCGATACCCGCCTTCTTCAGAAAGTCGCGCCGCTTCATTTTGACCTCCTTCGCGGTCCGGGGGGATTATACCCTACCCCGGGGTCGGGTGCGCAAGCCCGGAGCGGCCGGGCTTCACCGCACGTAGAAGTAGGTCTCGGCCACGTCGTAGCGCCTGGCCCCCGAGGCCTCTATGTAGAGGCGAAGCCTTGCGTCCCAGTCGGTGTAGACCCCCTCGAGGCGGACCCTTGCGGGGGGCGGGCCCTCCGTGTAGACCGCCCGGACCCGGTGCAGGCCCCGGGGCAGGGTCAGGGTGTACCGGTAGGCCCCGGGGGGTAGGAGGTGGGTGCCCCGATCCAGGTAGAAGCGGTCCAGCTCGTAGGTGCGCCCGTCGGGGTCTAGGACCACCAGGCTCACCCATCCGGGTTGGTCCAGGGTGAGGAGGAACCGCACCTCCTCCCCCAGGAAGTAGGTGGCCCCCGCGCCCCGGTCCGGCTCAAAGCGCAGGATGGCCCCGCCAAAGTCCAGCCGGTAGGTCACGGAAAGCCCCTCCGGGTAAAGGGTCAGGGTGCAGGCGGAAAGGATGGCCGAAAGGGCCAGAAGGACAAACCGCATACCGCCCTCCTTTCCCCCTTAGCTTAGGCCGGGCAGGGCCTAGGGGGCTTCAGGAAACCTTAAGGGAGCCCGGGCCACGGGGGAAAACCGCCTGCGGTGCACGGGGGAGGGTCCCAGGGCGAGGAGGGCCTCCTGGTGCTCCGGGGTGCCGTACCCCTTGTGCCGGGCGAAGCCGTAGCCCGGGTAGAGGCGGTCCAGCTCGGCCATGATCCGGTCCCGGTGGACCTTGGCCAGGATGCTGGCTGCGGCCACGCTGGGGCTTTGTTCGTCCGCTTTGGGCGGGGCGAGGAGGGGCAGGGAGGTGGAAAGGCGGAGGTAGTCGGTGACCAGGGCCTCCGGGGCGAGGGAAAGCTGCCGTAGGGCCCTCTTTGCCGCGAGGAGGGTGGCCTTAAGGACGCCCAGCCGGTCCACCTCGGCCACCTCCGC
Above is a window of Thermus islandicus DSM 21543 DNA encoding:
- a CDS encoding TRAP transporter substrate-binding protein; protein product: MKRRDFLKKAGIGVAASAAFGPVFAQGSPTVRWRLASSFPKSLDTIYGAAEVLAERVSALTGGKFLIRPYQAGEIVPGLQVMDAVQQGTVEAGHTASYYYVGKAQVLAYDCAVPFGLTARQQNAWMYYGGGLELFRSIFADFGIIQFPGGNTGAQMGGWFRKEIKGLSDLKGLKMRIPGPGGQVMSRLGVVPQVLAGGDIYPALERGTIDATEWVGPYDDEKLGFYKVAKYYYYPGFWEPGPQLSFYVNLKEWQKLPKEYQQAFEVAAAEANLTMLAKYDKVNPEALQRLLKNGVKLRKWPAEILKAAQKAAFDWYEEEAAKDATYRKVYTAWKKFREEQYRWFAVAELGYEQFAFPAV
- a CDS encoding ribonuclease HII is translated as MDGPKACLEEGFWAQGLKVAGVDEVGRGAWAGPIVVGAVVLPPGTYPFRDSKLLSPRERERLAEKVREAALAYALGVAEVAEVDRLGVLKATLLAAKRALRQLSLAPEALVTDYLRLSTSLPLLAPPKADEQSPSVAAASILAKVHRDRIMAELDRLYPGYGFARHKGYGTPEHQEALLALGPSPVHRRRFSPVARAPLRFPEAP
- a CDS encoding DUF4384 domain-containing protein — protein: MRFVLLALSAILSACTLTLYPEGLSVTYRLDFGGAILRFEPDRGAGATYFLGEEVRFLLTLDQPGWVSLVVLDPDGRTYELDRFYLDRGTHLLPPGAYRYTLTLPRGLHRVRAVYTEGPPPARVRLEGVYTDWDARLRLYIEASGARRYDVAETYFYVR